The following proteins are encoded in a genomic region of Spirosoma sp. SC4-14:
- a CDS encoding PBSX family phage terminase large subunit codes for MFACNPVFEPVFHASDAVRYIHLWGGRGRGGSFFATEYALSCLMDEVYFRGYLMRAVHKDIRESLWRDLMDRIDEKEEQGLLDRKDFKINTNDMSVVYLPTGNTIRSRGFKKSSKGQTAKMKSIAGATHVFVEEAEEIEEADFNQLDDSLRTVKGELRVFLIFNPPKKNHWILKRWYILEESRVPGYYIGRAKKQDNFLSIFSTYHNNRANLNQQTIDNFEAYKDRDEEHYYTVVRGLISEGAKGRIYKKWKAITNTDFNALPYTPYYVLDFGYGGDPLAFGMVKRHNKRRYAKQLIYGTEIGDDELVRRLRALKVGGRPIVADSAEPKSIAKLRQEGFNVIAARKTPDSVRTGIRTMQNLEWYYTDDSSDLIFEYQEYKWVLDENKNMTSEPEDKNNHMMDALRYGEITDPWGGGDIEHN; via the coding sequence ATGTTTGCCTGCAATCCCGTTTTTGAACCTGTCTTTCACGCGTCTGATGCCGTCCGATACATCCACCTTTGGGGTGGTCGTGGTCGTGGCGGCTCATTCTTCGCCACGGAATACGCTCTGTCCTGTCTCATGGATGAGGTGTATTTCCGTGGCTATTTAATGCGTGCGGTTCACAAGGATATCCGGGAGTCGCTTTGGCGGGACTTGATGGACCGCATCGACGAGAAAGAAGAACAGGGACTGCTCGACAGGAAAGATTTCAAGATCAATACCAACGATATGTCGGTTGTTTACCTACCTACAGGTAATACAATCCGCTCTCGTGGTTTCAAGAAATCATCGAAAGGGCAGACGGCAAAAATGAAGTCGATTGCTGGCGCAACGCACGTTTTCGTCGAAGAAGCCGAGGAGATTGAAGAGGCTGATTTCAACCAGCTCGATGACTCCCTGCGGACCGTAAAAGGTGAACTTCGGGTGTTTCTGATCTTCAACCCACCGAAGAAAAACCACTGGATTCTCAAGCGCTGGTATATCCTCGAAGAGAGCCGCGTCCCCGGTTATTATATCGGTCGCGCCAAAAAACAGGACAATTTCCTCTCTATCTTTTCGACGTATCATAACAACCGGGCGAATCTTAATCAGCAAACGATTGACAACTTTGAAGCCTACAAAGATCGGGATGAAGAACACTATTATACCGTCGTCCGTGGTCTGATCAGCGAAGGAGCCAAAGGGCGTATTTACAAGAAATGGAAAGCTATTACTAATACCGACTTCAATGCGTTGCCCTACACGCCCTATTACGTGCTCGACTTTGGCTACGGTGGTGATCCGCTGGCCTTCGGAATGGTCAAACGGCACAATAAACGCCGTTATGCCAAGCAATTAATATACGGAACCGAGATTGGTGATGATGAATTAGTACGTCGATTGAGGGCACTTAAAGTCGGCGGCCGTCCTATCGTTGCCGATTCAGCCGAACCCAAAAGCATAGCCAAACTGCGCCAGGAGGGCTTTAATGTCATCGCAGCCCGAAAAACACCGGATTCCGTCCGTACGGGTATTAGGACCATGCAAAACCTGGAATGGTATTACACGGACGATTCCAGCGACCTAATCTTTGAATATCAGGAGTACAAATGGGTTCTCGATGAAAACAAGAACATGACCTCTGAGCCCGAAGACAAGAACAACCACATGATGGATGCGCTCCGTTACGGCGAGATAACCGACCCCTGGGGCGGTGGGGACATTGAGCACAATTAA